A genomic region of Dunckerocampus dactyliophorus isolate RoL2022-P2 chromosome 10, RoL_Ddac_1.1, whole genome shotgun sequence contains the following coding sequences:
- the polr2h gene encoding DNA-directed RNA polymerases I, II, and III subunit RPABC3: protein MAGILFEDIFDVKDIDPDGKKFDRVSRLHCESESFKMDLILDVNIQIYPVDLGDKFRLVIASTLYEDGTPDDGEYNPQDDRPSRADQFDYVMYGKVYKIEGDETSTEAATRLSAYVSYGGLLMRLQGDANNLHGFEVDSRVYLLMKKLAF, encoded by the exons ATGGCTGGAATTCTTTTTGAGGATATATTTGACGTGAAAGACATCGACCCAGATGGCAAGAAGTTTGACAGAG TGTCTCGTCTACATTGTGAAAGTGAATCGTTTAAGATGGACCTCATTTTAGATGTAAACATTCAAATCTACCCTGTGGATCTCG GTGACAAGTTCAGATTGGTCATTGCCAGCACGTTGTACGAAGATGGGACGCCGGATGATGGGGAGTACAATCCTCAGGACGACCGGCCGTCAAG GGCAGACCAATTTGACTATGTGATGTACGGGAAAGTTTATAAGATTGAGGGCGATGAGACATCAACGGAAGCAGCAACGCGCCT CTCCGCCTATGTTTCTTACGGCGGCCTGCTCATGAGGCTGCAGGGAGACGCCAACAACCTCCACGGCTTCGAGGTggactccagggtgtaccttctCATGAAGAAGCTGGCCTTCTAG
- the mfsd8l1 gene encoding major facilitator superfamily domain-containing protein 8 isoform X1: MDKGRKKKLTFITIGFIFLLSGVEYAVILPTIWKYLQTLDAPPYFLGLTLSAFSLSGLLSGPLFGHWSDRTRTTKKIILFSNLFEIAGNFMYFMGFSKWLLLSSRLVAGIGTGAGSSIFGFLTRSTLPEDRSTVFAAVMVCRQVGLLIGPAFNIFLRLCDFRLGPFVVNTYTAPGLFMCLLWILLQLAVVFMYWDLPPLERGKDTPKAPHSVSENEQETEEDEGKDNEEGKPLMHSQELVGSYTSVVASDSHRNRAAPISDPTLNHISPSPGPAESQESPSPFKNFSLSREFLREEVVVLLAAQFITLFNQTALETMVTPLTQKYFNYGELENSLMYCLCGVEVIAGFLFVRWLSRRVAERVILAVGLSICNISCVWCLIFVANPLGGFPWQLTEFIIGVFLQVLGLPFVAVAQISLFSKVTSEETQGFSQGVRRSVGGLATILGPLWAGGLTYNLYIMIGVMMALLVLLTVMLAFSYKRLVEPSQEEETESRVSC, encoded by the exons ATGGATAAAGGACGCAAAAAGAAGTTGACGTTTATTACCATCGGATTCATCTTCCTCTTGAGCGGCGTGGAATATG CGGTGATACTGCCCACAATATGGAAGTATCTGCAAACATTAGATGCACCACCGTACTTCCTGGGTCTGACCCTATCAGCGTTCAGCCTGAGCGGCCTCCTGTCAGGGCCGCTGTTTGGTCACTGGTCAGACAGAACGCGAACCACCAAGAAGATAATCTTGTtttccaacctttttgagatTGCGG GTAACTTTATGTACTTTATGGGCTTCTCCAAGTGGCTCCTGCTGTCGAGCAGACTGGTGGCAG GCATTGGCACAGGCGCTGGCTCGTCCATCTTCGGTTTCCTGACCAGAAGCACACTCCCAGAGGATCGCTCGACTGTGTTTGCCGCCGTCATGGTGTGTCGACAAGTGGGCCTTCTGATTG GTCCAGCATTTAACATCTTCCTGCGACTATGTGACTTCCGTCTGGGTCCCTTTGTGGTCAATACCTACACAGCACCTGGG TTGTTCATGTGTTTACTGTGGATTCTTCTTCAACTGGCTGTGGTCTTTATGTACTGGGATCTTCCACCTCTGGAAAGGGGGAAGGACACTCCTAAAGCTCCACACAGTGTGTCTGAGAACGAACAAGAGACCGAAGAAGATGAGGGCAAGGATAATGAAGAAGGAAAGCCACTAATGCACTCCCAGGAGCTGGTGGGATCCTACACCTCAGTGGTTGCTTCCGACTCACACAGGAATCGTGCTGCTCCGATTTCCGATCCAACCCTGAATCATATTTCACCTTCTCCCGGGCCAGCAGAGTCACAGGAATCCCCAAGTCCCTTTAAGAATTTCAGCCTCTCTCGTG AGTTCCTGAGAGAGGAGGTGGTTGTGCTGCTGGCTGCTCAGTTCATCACCCTCTTTAATCAGACCGCACTGGAG ACTATGGTGACTCCACTGACACAGAAGTACTTCAACTACGGGGAGCTGGAGAACAGCCTCATGTACTGTCTTTGCGGCGTGGAGGTGATCGCTGGCTTCCTGTTTGTGCGCTGGCTGAGCCGGCGTGTTGCTGAGCGAGTGATTCTGGCTGTTGGCCTCAGTATTTGCAACATTTCCTGTGTCTGGTGCCTCATCTTCGTGGCTAACCCGCTAG GTGGTTTCCCGTGGCAGCTGACAGAGTTTATCATAGGCGTATTTCTTCAGGTTCTGGGTCTGCCGTTTGTAGCGGTTGCCCAGATTTCCCTCTTCTCCAAAGTCACTTCTGAGGAAACGCAAG GTTTCAGTCAGGGGGTACGTCGTTCGGTTGGAGGTCTTGCTACCATCCTGGGTCCGCTGTGGGCTGGTGGCCTCACGTACAACTTGTATATCATGATTGGGGTCATGATGGCGCTGCTGGTACTGCTAACG GTGATGCTGGCCTTTTCGTACAAGCGGCTGGTGGAACCTTCTCAAGAGGAGGAAACGGAAAGCAGAGTCAGCTGTTAA
- the mfsd8l1 gene encoding major facilitator superfamily domain-containing protein 8 isoform X3, with protein MDKGRKKKLTFITIGFIFLLSGVEYAVILPTIWKYLQTLDAPPYFLGLTLSAFSLSGLLSGPLFGHWSDRTRTTKKIILFSNLFEIAGNFMYFMGFSKWLLLSSRLVAGIGTGAGSSIFGFLTRSTLPEDRSTVFAAVMVCRQVGLLIGPAFNIFLRLCDFRLGPFVVNTYTAPGLFMCLLWILLQLAVVFMYWDLPPLERGKDTPKAPHSVSENEQETEEDEGKDNEEGKPLMHSQELVGSYTSVVASDSHRNRAAPISDPTLNHISPSPGPAESQESPSPFKNFSLSREFLREEVVVLLAAQFITLFNQTALETMVTPLTQKYFNYGELENSLMYCLCGVEVIAGFLFVRWLSRRVAERVILAVGLSICNISCVWCLIFVANPLGGFPWQLTEFIIGVFLQVLGLPFVAVAQISLFSKVTSEETQGDAGLFVQAAGGTFSRGGNGKQSQLLIQLLWKCFSVGFRRCCRM; from the exons ATGGATAAAGGACGCAAAAAGAAGTTGACGTTTATTACCATCGGATTCATCTTCCTCTTGAGCGGCGTGGAATATG CGGTGATACTGCCCACAATATGGAAGTATCTGCAAACATTAGATGCACCACCGTACTTCCTGGGTCTGACCCTATCAGCGTTCAGCCTGAGCGGCCTCCTGTCAGGGCCGCTGTTTGGTCACTGGTCAGACAGAACGCGAACCACCAAGAAGATAATCTTGTtttccaacctttttgagatTGCGG GTAACTTTATGTACTTTATGGGCTTCTCCAAGTGGCTCCTGCTGTCGAGCAGACTGGTGGCAG GCATTGGCACAGGCGCTGGCTCGTCCATCTTCGGTTTCCTGACCAGAAGCACACTCCCAGAGGATCGCTCGACTGTGTTTGCCGCCGTCATGGTGTGTCGACAAGTGGGCCTTCTGATTG GTCCAGCATTTAACATCTTCCTGCGACTATGTGACTTCCGTCTGGGTCCCTTTGTGGTCAATACCTACACAGCACCTGGG TTGTTCATGTGTTTACTGTGGATTCTTCTTCAACTGGCTGTGGTCTTTATGTACTGGGATCTTCCACCTCTGGAAAGGGGGAAGGACACTCCTAAAGCTCCACACAGTGTGTCTGAGAACGAACAAGAGACCGAAGAAGATGAGGGCAAGGATAATGAAGAAGGAAAGCCACTAATGCACTCCCAGGAGCTGGTGGGATCCTACACCTCAGTGGTTGCTTCCGACTCACACAGGAATCGTGCTGCTCCGATTTCCGATCCAACCCTGAATCATATTTCACCTTCTCCCGGGCCAGCAGAGTCACAGGAATCCCCAAGTCCCTTTAAGAATTTCAGCCTCTCTCGTG AGTTCCTGAGAGAGGAGGTGGTTGTGCTGCTGGCTGCTCAGTTCATCACCCTCTTTAATCAGACCGCACTGGAG ACTATGGTGACTCCACTGACACAGAAGTACTTCAACTACGGGGAGCTGGAGAACAGCCTCATGTACTGTCTTTGCGGCGTGGAGGTGATCGCTGGCTTCCTGTTTGTGCGCTGGCTGAGCCGGCGTGTTGCTGAGCGAGTGATTCTGGCTGTTGGCCTCAGTATTTGCAACATTTCCTGTGTCTGGTGCCTCATCTTCGTGGCTAACCCGCTAG GTGGTTTCCCGTGGCAGCTGACAGAGTTTATCATAGGCGTATTTCTTCAGGTTCTGGGTCTGCCGTTTGTAGCGGTTGCCCAGATTTCCCTCTTCTCCAAAGTCACTTCTGAGGAAACGCAAG GTGATGCTGGCCTTTTCGTACAAGCGGCTGGTGGAACCTTCTCAAGAGGAGGAAACGGAAAGCAGAGTCAGCTGTTAATCCAGTTGCTATGGAAG TGTTTTTCCGTAGGTTTTAGAAGGTGTTGCAGGATGTAA
- the mfsd8l1 gene encoding major facilitator superfamily domain-containing protein 8 isoform X2: MDKGRKKKLTFITIGFIFLLSGVEYAVILPTIWKYLQTLDAPPYFLGLTLSAFSLSGLLSGPLFGHWSDRTRTTKKIILFSNLFEIAGNFMYFMGFSKWLLLSSRLVAGIGTGAGSSIFGFLTRSTLPEDRSTVFAAVMVCRQVGLLIGPAFNIFLRLCDFRLGPFVVNTYTAPGLFMCLLWILLQLAVVFMYWDLPPLERGKDTPKAPHSVSENEQETEEDEGKDNEEGKPLMHSQELVGSYTSVVASDSHRNRAAPISDPTLNHISPSPGPAESQESPSPFKNFSLSREFLREEVVVLLAAQFITLFNQTALETMVTPLTQKYFNYGELENSLMYCLCGVEVIAGFLFVRWLSRRVAERVILAVGLSICNISCVWCLIFVANPLGGFPWQLTEFIIGVFLQVLGLPFVAVAQISLFSKVTSEETQGDAGLFVQAAGGTFSRGGNGKQSQLLIQLLWKDSRLPFCVWKALHTNEGGRTVMVNMDISHGNMDSN; the protein is encoded by the exons ATGGATAAAGGACGCAAAAAGAAGTTGACGTTTATTACCATCGGATTCATCTTCCTCTTGAGCGGCGTGGAATATG CGGTGATACTGCCCACAATATGGAAGTATCTGCAAACATTAGATGCACCACCGTACTTCCTGGGTCTGACCCTATCAGCGTTCAGCCTGAGCGGCCTCCTGTCAGGGCCGCTGTTTGGTCACTGGTCAGACAGAACGCGAACCACCAAGAAGATAATCTTGTtttccaacctttttgagatTGCGG GTAACTTTATGTACTTTATGGGCTTCTCCAAGTGGCTCCTGCTGTCGAGCAGACTGGTGGCAG GCATTGGCACAGGCGCTGGCTCGTCCATCTTCGGTTTCCTGACCAGAAGCACACTCCCAGAGGATCGCTCGACTGTGTTTGCCGCCGTCATGGTGTGTCGACAAGTGGGCCTTCTGATTG GTCCAGCATTTAACATCTTCCTGCGACTATGTGACTTCCGTCTGGGTCCCTTTGTGGTCAATACCTACACAGCACCTGGG TTGTTCATGTGTTTACTGTGGATTCTTCTTCAACTGGCTGTGGTCTTTATGTACTGGGATCTTCCACCTCTGGAAAGGGGGAAGGACACTCCTAAAGCTCCACACAGTGTGTCTGAGAACGAACAAGAGACCGAAGAAGATGAGGGCAAGGATAATGAAGAAGGAAAGCCACTAATGCACTCCCAGGAGCTGGTGGGATCCTACACCTCAGTGGTTGCTTCCGACTCACACAGGAATCGTGCTGCTCCGATTTCCGATCCAACCCTGAATCATATTTCACCTTCTCCCGGGCCAGCAGAGTCACAGGAATCCCCAAGTCCCTTTAAGAATTTCAGCCTCTCTCGTG AGTTCCTGAGAGAGGAGGTGGTTGTGCTGCTGGCTGCTCAGTTCATCACCCTCTTTAATCAGACCGCACTGGAG ACTATGGTGACTCCACTGACACAGAAGTACTTCAACTACGGGGAGCTGGAGAACAGCCTCATGTACTGTCTTTGCGGCGTGGAGGTGATCGCTGGCTTCCTGTTTGTGCGCTGGCTGAGCCGGCGTGTTGCTGAGCGAGTGATTCTGGCTGTTGGCCTCAGTATTTGCAACATTTCCTGTGTCTGGTGCCTCATCTTCGTGGCTAACCCGCTAG GTGGTTTCCCGTGGCAGCTGACAGAGTTTATCATAGGCGTATTTCTTCAGGTTCTGGGTCTGCCGTTTGTAGCGGTTGCCCAGATTTCCCTCTTCTCCAAAGTCACTTCTGAGGAAACGCAAG GTGATGCTGGCCTTTTCGTACAAGCGGCTGGTGGAACCTTCTCAAGAGGAGGAAACGGAAAGCAGAGTCAGCTGTTAATCCAGTTGCTATGGAAG GACTCAAGGCTTCCTTTTTGTGTTTGGAAAGCGTTGCACACTAATGAAGGTGGGAGGACTGTTATGGTGAATATGGATATTTCCCATGGAAATATGGACTCCAACTGA
- the mfsd8l1 gene encoding uncharacterized protein mfsd8l1 isoform X5, protein MDKGRKKKLTFITIGFIFLLSGVEYAVILPTIWKYLQTLDAPPYFLGLTLSAFSLSGLLSGPLFGHWSDRTRTTKKIILFSNLFEIAGNFMYFMGFSKWLLLSSRLVAGPAFNIFLRLCDFRLGPFVVNTYTAPGLFMCLLWILLQLAVVFMYWDLPPLERGKDTPKAPHSVSENEQETEEDEGKDNEEGKPLMHSQELVGSYTSVVASDSHRNRAAPISDPTLNHISPSPGPAESQESPSPFKNFSLSREFLREEVVVLLAAQFITLFNQTALETMVTPLTQKYFNYGELENSLMYCLCGVEVIAGFLFVRWLSRRVAERVILAVGLSICNISCVWCLIFVANPLGGFPWQLTEFIIGVFLQVLGLPFVAVAQISLFSKVTSEETQGFSQGVRRSVGGLATILGPLWAGGLTYNLYIMIGVMMALLVLLTVMLAFSYKRLVEPSQEEETESRVSC, encoded by the exons ATGGATAAAGGACGCAAAAAGAAGTTGACGTTTATTACCATCGGATTCATCTTCCTCTTGAGCGGCGTGGAATATG CGGTGATACTGCCCACAATATGGAAGTATCTGCAAACATTAGATGCACCACCGTACTTCCTGGGTCTGACCCTATCAGCGTTCAGCCTGAGCGGCCTCCTGTCAGGGCCGCTGTTTGGTCACTGGTCAGACAGAACGCGAACCACCAAGAAGATAATCTTGTtttccaacctttttgagatTGCGG GTAACTTTATGTACTTTATGGGCTTCTCCAAGTGGCTCCTGCTGTCGAGCAGACTGGTGGCAG GTCCAGCATTTAACATCTTCCTGCGACTATGTGACTTCCGTCTGGGTCCCTTTGTGGTCAATACCTACACAGCACCTGGG TTGTTCATGTGTTTACTGTGGATTCTTCTTCAACTGGCTGTGGTCTTTATGTACTGGGATCTTCCACCTCTGGAAAGGGGGAAGGACACTCCTAAAGCTCCACACAGTGTGTCTGAGAACGAACAAGAGACCGAAGAAGATGAGGGCAAGGATAATGAAGAAGGAAAGCCACTAATGCACTCCCAGGAGCTGGTGGGATCCTACACCTCAGTGGTTGCTTCCGACTCACACAGGAATCGTGCTGCTCCGATTTCCGATCCAACCCTGAATCATATTTCACCTTCTCCCGGGCCAGCAGAGTCACAGGAATCCCCAAGTCCCTTTAAGAATTTCAGCCTCTCTCGTG AGTTCCTGAGAGAGGAGGTGGTTGTGCTGCTGGCTGCTCAGTTCATCACCCTCTTTAATCAGACCGCACTGGAG ACTATGGTGACTCCACTGACACAGAAGTACTTCAACTACGGGGAGCTGGAGAACAGCCTCATGTACTGTCTTTGCGGCGTGGAGGTGATCGCTGGCTTCCTGTTTGTGCGCTGGCTGAGCCGGCGTGTTGCTGAGCGAGTGATTCTGGCTGTTGGCCTCAGTATTTGCAACATTTCCTGTGTCTGGTGCCTCATCTTCGTGGCTAACCCGCTAG GTGGTTTCCCGTGGCAGCTGACAGAGTTTATCATAGGCGTATTTCTTCAGGTTCTGGGTCTGCCGTTTGTAGCGGTTGCCCAGATTTCCCTCTTCTCCAAAGTCACTTCTGAGGAAACGCAAG GTTTCAGTCAGGGGGTACGTCGTTCGGTTGGAGGTCTTGCTACCATCCTGGGTCCGCTGTGGGCTGGTGGCCTCACGTACAACTTGTATATCATGATTGGGGTCATGATGGCGCTGCTGGTACTGCTAACG GTGATGCTGGCCTTTTCGTACAAGCGGCTGGTGGAACCTTCTCAAGAGGAGGAAACGGAAAGCAGAGTCAGCTGTTAA
- the mfsd8l1 gene encoding major facilitator superfamily domain-containing protein 8 isoform X4, translated as MDKGRKKKLTFITIGFIFLLSGVEYAVILPTIWKYLQTLDAPPYFLGLTLSAFSLSGLLSGPLFGHWSDRTRTTKKIILFSNLFEIAGNFMYFMGFSKWLLLSSRLVAGIGTGAGSSIFGFLTRSTLPEDRSTVFAAVMVCRQVGLLIGPAFNIFLRLCDFRLGPFVVNTYTAPGLFMCLLWILLQLAVVFMYWDLPPLERGKDTPKAPHSVSENEQETEEDEGKDNEEGKPLMHSQELVGSYTSVVASDSHRNRAAPISDPTLNHISPSPGPAESQESPSPFKNFSLSREFLREEVVVLLAAQFITLFNQTALETMVTPLTQKYFNYGELENSLMYCLCGVEVIAGFLFVRWLSRRVAERVILAVGLSICNISCVWCLIFVANPLGGFPWQLTEFIIGVFLQVLGLPFVAVAQISLFSKVTSEETQGDAGLFVQAAGGTFSRGGNGKQSQLLIQLLWKVGWSF; from the exons ATGGATAAAGGACGCAAAAAGAAGTTGACGTTTATTACCATCGGATTCATCTTCCTCTTGAGCGGCGTGGAATATG CGGTGATACTGCCCACAATATGGAAGTATCTGCAAACATTAGATGCACCACCGTACTTCCTGGGTCTGACCCTATCAGCGTTCAGCCTGAGCGGCCTCCTGTCAGGGCCGCTGTTTGGTCACTGGTCAGACAGAACGCGAACCACCAAGAAGATAATCTTGTtttccaacctttttgagatTGCGG GTAACTTTATGTACTTTATGGGCTTCTCCAAGTGGCTCCTGCTGTCGAGCAGACTGGTGGCAG GCATTGGCACAGGCGCTGGCTCGTCCATCTTCGGTTTCCTGACCAGAAGCACACTCCCAGAGGATCGCTCGACTGTGTTTGCCGCCGTCATGGTGTGTCGACAAGTGGGCCTTCTGATTG GTCCAGCATTTAACATCTTCCTGCGACTATGTGACTTCCGTCTGGGTCCCTTTGTGGTCAATACCTACACAGCACCTGGG TTGTTCATGTGTTTACTGTGGATTCTTCTTCAACTGGCTGTGGTCTTTATGTACTGGGATCTTCCACCTCTGGAAAGGGGGAAGGACACTCCTAAAGCTCCACACAGTGTGTCTGAGAACGAACAAGAGACCGAAGAAGATGAGGGCAAGGATAATGAAGAAGGAAAGCCACTAATGCACTCCCAGGAGCTGGTGGGATCCTACACCTCAGTGGTTGCTTCCGACTCACACAGGAATCGTGCTGCTCCGATTTCCGATCCAACCCTGAATCATATTTCACCTTCTCCCGGGCCAGCAGAGTCACAGGAATCCCCAAGTCCCTTTAAGAATTTCAGCCTCTCTCGTG AGTTCCTGAGAGAGGAGGTGGTTGTGCTGCTGGCTGCTCAGTTCATCACCCTCTTTAATCAGACCGCACTGGAG ACTATGGTGACTCCACTGACACAGAAGTACTTCAACTACGGGGAGCTGGAGAACAGCCTCATGTACTGTCTTTGCGGCGTGGAGGTGATCGCTGGCTTCCTGTTTGTGCGCTGGCTGAGCCGGCGTGTTGCTGAGCGAGTGATTCTGGCTGTTGGCCTCAGTATTTGCAACATTTCCTGTGTCTGGTGCCTCATCTTCGTGGCTAACCCGCTAG GTGGTTTCCCGTGGCAGCTGACAGAGTTTATCATAGGCGTATTTCTTCAGGTTCTGGGTCTGCCGTTTGTAGCGGTTGCCCAGATTTCCCTCTTCTCCAAAGTCACTTCTGAGGAAACGCAAG GTGATGCTGGCCTTTTCGTACAAGCGGCTGGTGGAACCTTCTCAAGAGGAGGAAACGGAAAGCAGAGTCAGCTGTTAATCCAGTTGCTATGGAAGGTTGGTTggtcattctaa